A region from the Acyrthosiphon pisum isolate AL4f chromosome A1, pea_aphid_22Mar2018_4r6ur, whole genome shotgun sequence genome encodes:
- the LOC100162539 gene encoding PDZ and LIM domain protein Zasp isoform X4 has protein sequence MAQLINLKLSRHDQSSPWGFRLQGGKDFGTPLLIQKVNFGSLAEKSGLQVGDALVRVNNQDVYDVKHKDAQDVILGAGNAFEVTIQRGGTSTWKPSVTPVGPSPVPSRLSQSPQILTKTSLAKVGPQSPAFGSSHNSVSRPYSGTSSPKVNPSGYNNDSGTVKAIVNKQYNTPVGIYSEENIAETLTAQAEVLAGGVLGVNFKKNEKNYEANNSEVLRMVQEADKEPRDLNTDLQSKFAYFSASSHAIGGRATSPRPMTPIAANMHMPEQRDPYLGSPLKELDVENAKRIECSDCRNDVIGVFVRIKDKSLHVECFKCATCGSSLKNVGYFNINNKLYCDIHAKMVARQNPPTPNLEPVTVAPGSNPPLGSFNIIPTKPKDVQSVQSPQPSTLSPIPFHTPSKVFSNAKPYEAPKQTPTPPMFSGGYSQVQTGFNSQLKTKSITSGGQPTGRTGASAGLTAPRRGRGVLNPQNLTPGARVPLCGQCNLYIRGPFITALGKIWCPEHFVCTNEKCRRPLQDIGFVEEDNGLYCEYCFEQYLAPVCSKCSKKIKGDCLNAIGKQFHPECFNCTYCGKLFGNSPFFLEDSLPYCENDWNELFTTKCIACGFPIEAGDRWVEALNSNYHSPCFNCSKCKVNLEGQSFYAKGGRPYCKSHAR, from the exons GTGAATTTCGGCAGTTTAGCCGAGAAATCTGGTCTTCAAGTAGGCGACGCCCTAGTTAGAGTCAATAATCAAGATGTGTATGACGTGAAGCACAAGGATGCCCAAGATGTTATCCTGGGAGCTGGGAACGCTTTTGAAGTGACCATACAACG TGGTGGAACAAGTACATGGAAACCGTCAGTAACACCTGTTGGACCAAGTCCAGTGCCCAGCCGTCTGTCCCAATCTCCACAAATACTGACAAAAACATCATTGGCCAAAGTTGGACCACAATCTCCTGCATTTGGTTCTTCGCACAATTCTGTTTCACGGCCATACAGTGGAACTTCATCTCCTaaa GTTAATCCGAGTGGATACAATAATGATTCTGGTACTGTTAAAGCTATTGTAAATAAACAGTACAACACACCAGTAGGTATTTACAGTGAGGAGAACATTGCTGAGACGCTTACAGCTCAAGCGGAAGTATTGGCTGGAGGAGTATTAGG agtcaattttaagaaaaacgaaAAGAATTACGAAGCTAATAATAGCGAAGTGTTAAGAATGGTACAGGAAGCCGATAAGGAACCAAGGGATTTAAATACAG ACCTACAATCGAAATTCGCATATTTCTCGGCTTCGAGCCATGCGATAGGGGGCCGTGCTACATCACCGCGCCCTATGACACCTATAGCAGCAAACATGCACATGCCCGAACAGCGCGATCCATATTTGGGTTCTCCTTTGAAAGAACTGGACGTGGAGAATGCCAAGCGTATTGAGTGCAGTGATTGCAGAAACGATGTTAT CGGTGTGTTCGTACGCATCAAAGATAAAAGTCTGCACGTCGAGTGCTTTAAATGCGCCACTTGTGGATCGTCTCTGAAAAACGTGGGCTATTtcaacatcaacaacaaattgtATTGCGACATTCATGCCAAAATGGTTGCCAGACAAAATCCACCGACACCAAATTTGGAACCAGTTACAGTAGCACC aggcTCAAATCCGCCTTTAGGATCGTTCAATATAATACCAACTAAACCGAAGGACGTACAATCCGTGCAATCACCACAACCAAGCACCTTATCGCCAATACCATTCCAC ACTCCGTCGAAAGTTTTTTCGAATGCTAAACCATACGAAGCACCAAAACAAACACCAACTCCTCCGATGTTCTCTGGTGGATACAGCCAAGTTCAGACCG gcTTCAACTCtcaattgaaaacaaaatctattacTTCAG GTGGTCAGCCGACGGGAAGAACTGGTGCTTCAGCGGGTCTTACAGCACCCAGAAGGGGTCGTGGCGTGCTGAACCCACAAAATTTAACCCCGGGTGCTAGAGTGCCGTTGTGTGGACAATGCAATTTGTACATAAG agGACCATTTATTACCGCTCTCGGCAAGATTTGGTGTCCGGAACATTTCGTGTGCACAAATGAAAAGTGCAGACGTCCATTACAAGACATTGGTTTTGTGGAGGAAGACAACGGGCTGTACTGCGAATACTGTTTCGAGCAATATCTCGCTCCAGTGTGCTCCAAGTGCTCCAAGAAAATCAAAGGG GATTGCCTGAATGCCATTGGAAAACAATTCCATCCAGAATGTTTCAACTGTACATATTGCGGCAAACTTTTTGGTAACAGCCCGTTCTTTTTGGAAGATAGTCTTCCATATTGTGAAAATg aTTGGAATGAATTGTTCACGACTAAGTGCATAGCTTGTGGTTTCCCAATTGAGGCGGGTGACCGTTGGGTCGAAGCTTTAAATAGCAATTATCATAGTCCGTGCTTCAATTGCTCG aaaTGTAAGGTAAATTTGGAAGGGCAGAGTTTCTATGCGAAAGGAGGAAGGCCATATTGCAAAAGCCACGCACGCTAA
- the LOC100162539 gene encoding PDZ and LIM domain protein Zasp isoform X7, translating to MAQLINLKLSRHDQSSPWGFRLQGGKDFGTPLLIQKVNFGSLAEKSGLQVGDALVRVNNQDVYDVKHKDAQDVILGAGNAFEVTIQRGGTSTWKPSVTPVGPSPVPSRLSQSPQILTKTSLAKVGPQSPAFGSSHNSVSRPYSGTSSPKVNPSGYNNDSGTVKAIVNKQYNTPVGIYSEENIAETLTAQAEVLAGGVLGVNFKKNEKNYEANNSEVLRMVQEADKEPRDLNTDLQSKFAYFSASSHAIGGRATSPRPMTPIAANMHMPEQRDPYLGSPLKELDVENAKRIECSDCRNDVIGVFVRIKDKSLHVECFKCATCGSSLKNVGYFNINNKLYCDIHAKMVARQNPPTPNLEPVTVAPGSNPPLGSFNIIPTKPKDVQSVQSPQPSTLSPIPFHTPSKVFSNAKPYEAPKQTPTPPMFSGGYSQVQTGGQPTGRTGASAGLTAPRRGRGVLNPQNLTPGARVPLCGQCNLYIRGPFITALGKIWCPEHFVCTNEKCRRPLQDIGFVEEDNGLYCEYCFEQYLAPVCSKCSKKIKGDCLNAIGKQFHPECFNCTYCGKLFGNSPFFLEDSLPYCENDWNELFTTKCIACGFPIEAGDRWVEALNSNYHSPCFNCSKCKVNLEGQSFYAKGGRPYCKSHAR from the exons GTGAATTTCGGCAGTTTAGCCGAGAAATCTGGTCTTCAAGTAGGCGACGCCCTAGTTAGAGTCAATAATCAAGATGTGTATGACGTGAAGCACAAGGATGCCCAAGATGTTATCCTGGGAGCTGGGAACGCTTTTGAAGTGACCATACAACG TGGTGGAACAAGTACATGGAAACCGTCAGTAACACCTGTTGGACCAAGTCCAGTGCCCAGCCGTCTGTCCCAATCTCCACAAATACTGACAAAAACATCATTGGCCAAAGTTGGACCACAATCTCCTGCATTTGGTTCTTCGCACAATTCTGTTTCACGGCCATACAGTGGAACTTCATCTCCTaaa GTTAATCCGAGTGGATACAATAATGATTCTGGTACTGTTAAAGCTATTGTAAATAAACAGTACAACACACCAGTAGGTATTTACAGTGAGGAGAACATTGCTGAGACGCTTACAGCTCAAGCGGAAGTATTGGCTGGAGGAGTATTAGG agtcaattttaagaaaaacgaaAAGAATTACGAAGCTAATAATAGCGAAGTGTTAAGAATGGTACAGGAAGCCGATAAGGAACCAAGGGATTTAAATACAG ACCTACAATCGAAATTCGCATATTTCTCGGCTTCGAGCCATGCGATAGGGGGCCGTGCTACATCACCGCGCCCTATGACACCTATAGCAGCAAACATGCACATGCCCGAACAGCGCGATCCATATTTGGGTTCTCCTTTGAAAGAACTGGACGTGGAGAATGCCAAGCGTATTGAGTGCAGTGATTGCAGAAACGATGTTAT CGGTGTGTTCGTACGCATCAAAGATAAAAGTCTGCACGTCGAGTGCTTTAAATGCGCCACTTGTGGATCGTCTCTGAAAAACGTGGGCTATTtcaacatcaacaacaaattgtATTGCGACATTCATGCCAAAATGGTTGCCAGACAAAATCCACCGACACCAAATTTGGAACCAGTTACAGTAGCACC aggcTCAAATCCGCCTTTAGGATCGTTCAATATAATACCAACTAAACCGAAGGACGTACAATCCGTGCAATCACCACAACCAAGCACCTTATCGCCAATACCATTCCAC ACTCCGTCGAAAGTTTTTTCGAATGCTAAACCATACGAAGCACCAAAACAAACACCAACTCCTCCGATGTTCTCTGGTGGATACAGCCAAGTTCAGACCG GTGGTCAGCCGACGGGAAGAACTGGTGCTTCAGCGGGTCTTACAGCACCCAGAAGGGGTCGTGGCGTGCTGAACCCACAAAATTTAACCCCGGGTGCTAGAGTGCCGTTGTGTGGACAATGCAATTTGTACATAAG agGACCATTTATTACCGCTCTCGGCAAGATTTGGTGTCCGGAACATTTCGTGTGCACAAATGAAAAGTGCAGACGTCCATTACAAGACATTGGTTTTGTGGAGGAAGACAACGGGCTGTACTGCGAATACTGTTTCGAGCAATATCTCGCTCCAGTGTGCTCCAAGTGCTCCAAGAAAATCAAAGGG GATTGCCTGAATGCCATTGGAAAACAATTCCATCCAGAATGTTTCAACTGTACATATTGCGGCAAACTTTTTGGTAACAGCCCGTTCTTTTTGGAAGATAGTCTTCCATATTGTGAAAATg aTTGGAATGAATTGTTCACGACTAAGTGCATAGCTTGTGGTTTCCCAATTGAGGCGGGTGACCGTTGGGTCGAAGCTTTAAATAGCAATTATCATAGTCCGTGCTTCAATTGCTCG aaaTGTAAGGTAAATTTGGAAGGGCAGAGTTTCTATGCGAAAGGAGGAAGGCCATATTGCAAAAGCCACGCACGCTAA
- the LOC100162539 gene encoding PDZ and LIM domain protein Zasp isoform X1, translated as MAQLINLKLSRHDQSSPWGFRLQGGKDFGTPLLIQKVNFGSLAEKSGLQVGDALVRVNNQDVYDVKHKDAQDVILGAGNAFEVTIQRGGTSTWKPSVTPVGPSPVPSRLSQSPQILTKTSLAKVGPQSPAFGSSHNSVSRPYSGTSSPKVNPSGYNNDSGTVKAIVNKQYNTPVGIYSEENIAETLTAQAEVLAGGVLGVNFKKNEKNYEANNSEVLRMVQEADKEPRDLNTDLQSKFAYFSASSHAIGGRATSPRPMTPIAANMHMPEQRDPYLGSPLKELDVENAKRIECSDCRNDVIGVFVRIKDKSLHVECFKCATCGSSLKNVGYFNINNKLYCDIHAKMVARQNPPTPNLEPVTVAPGSNPPLGSFNIIPTKPKDVQSVQSPQPSTLSPIPFHAPKAPSHVNAPKQQTPSKVFSNAKPYEAPKQTPTPPMFSGGYSQVQTGFNSQLKTKSITSGGQPTGRTGASAGLTAPRRGRGVLNPQNLTPGARVPLCGQCNLYIRGPFITALGKIWCPEHFVCTNEKCRRPLQDIGFVEEDNGLYCEYCFEQYLAPVCSKCSKKIKGDCLNAIGKQFHPECFNCTYCGKLFGNSPFFLEDSLPYCENDWNELFTTKCIACGFPIEAGDRWVEALNSNYHSPCFNCSKCKVNLEGQSFYAKGGRPYCKSHAR; from the exons GTGAATTTCGGCAGTTTAGCCGAGAAATCTGGTCTTCAAGTAGGCGACGCCCTAGTTAGAGTCAATAATCAAGATGTGTATGACGTGAAGCACAAGGATGCCCAAGATGTTATCCTGGGAGCTGGGAACGCTTTTGAAGTGACCATACAACG TGGTGGAACAAGTACATGGAAACCGTCAGTAACACCTGTTGGACCAAGTCCAGTGCCCAGCCGTCTGTCCCAATCTCCACAAATACTGACAAAAACATCATTGGCCAAAGTTGGACCACAATCTCCTGCATTTGGTTCTTCGCACAATTCTGTTTCACGGCCATACAGTGGAACTTCATCTCCTaaa GTTAATCCGAGTGGATACAATAATGATTCTGGTACTGTTAAAGCTATTGTAAATAAACAGTACAACACACCAGTAGGTATTTACAGTGAGGAGAACATTGCTGAGACGCTTACAGCTCAAGCGGAAGTATTGGCTGGAGGAGTATTAGG agtcaattttaagaaaaacgaaAAGAATTACGAAGCTAATAATAGCGAAGTGTTAAGAATGGTACAGGAAGCCGATAAGGAACCAAGGGATTTAAATACAG ACCTACAATCGAAATTCGCATATTTCTCGGCTTCGAGCCATGCGATAGGGGGCCGTGCTACATCACCGCGCCCTATGACACCTATAGCAGCAAACATGCACATGCCCGAACAGCGCGATCCATATTTGGGTTCTCCTTTGAAAGAACTGGACGTGGAGAATGCCAAGCGTATTGAGTGCAGTGATTGCAGAAACGATGTTAT CGGTGTGTTCGTACGCATCAAAGATAAAAGTCTGCACGTCGAGTGCTTTAAATGCGCCACTTGTGGATCGTCTCTGAAAAACGTGGGCTATTtcaacatcaacaacaaattgtATTGCGACATTCATGCCAAAATGGTTGCCAGACAAAATCCACCGACACCAAATTTGGAACCAGTTACAGTAGCACC aggcTCAAATCCGCCTTTAGGATCGTTCAATATAATACCAACTAAACCGAAGGACGTACAATCCGTGCAATCACCACAACCAAGCACCTTATCGCCAATACCATTCCAC gCTCCAAAAGCTCCTAGTCACGTAAACGCCCCCAAACAGCAG ACTCCGTCGAAAGTTTTTTCGAATGCTAAACCATACGAAGCACCAAAACAAACACCAACTCCTCCGATGTTCTCTGGTGGATACAGCCAAGTTCAGACCG gcTTCAACTCtcaattgaaaacaaaatctattacTTCAG GTGGTCAGCCGACGGGAAGAACTGGTGCTTCAGCGGGTCTTACAGCACCCAGAAGGGGTCGTGGCGTGCTGAACCCACAAAATTTAACCCCGGGTGCTAGAGTGCCGTTGTGTGGACAATGCAATTTGTACATAAG agGACCATTTATTACCGCTCTCGGCAAGATTTGGTGTCCGGAACATTTCGTGTGCACAAATGAAAAGTGCAGACGTCCATTACAAGACATTGGTTTTGTGGAGGAAGACAACGGGCTGTACTGCGAATACTGTTTCGAGCAATATCTCGCTCCAGTGTGCTCCAAGTGCTCCAAGAAAATCAAAGGG GATTGCCTGAATGCCATTGGAAAACAATTCCATCCAGAATGTTTCAACTGTACATATTGCGGCAAACTTTTTGGTAACAGCCCGTTCTTTTTGGAAGATAGTCTTCCATATTGTGAAAATg aTTGGAATGAATTGTTCACGACTAAGTGCATAGCTTGTGGTTTCCCAATTGAGGCGGGTGACCGTTGGGTCGAAGCTTTAAATAGCAATTATCATAGTCCGTGCTTCAATTGCTCG aaaTGTAAGGTAAATTTGGAAGGGCAGAGTTTCTATGCGAAAGGAGGAAGGCCATATTGCAAAAGCCACGCACGCTAA
- the LOC100162539 gene encoding PDZ and LIM domain protein Zasp isoform X5, which yields MAQLINLKLSRHDQSSPWGFRLQGGKDFGTPLLIQKVNFGSLAEKSGLQVGDALVRVNNQDVYDVKHKDAQDVILGAGNAFEVTIQRGGTSTWKPSVTPVGPSPVPSRLSQSPQILTKTSLAKVGPQSPAFGSSHNSVSRPYSGTSSPKVNPSGYNNDSGTVKAIVNKQYNTPVGIYSEENIAETLTAQAEVLAGGVLGVNFKKNEKNYEANNSEVLRMVQEADKEPRDLNTEVNQHVVVDTMNKIATRHVSAPEPKAPQSVPNQNICADCERLIVGVFVRIKDKSLHVECFKCATCGSSLKNVGYFNINNKLYCDIHAKMVARQNPPTPNLEPVTVAPGSNPPLGSFNIIPTKPKDVQSVQSPQPSTLSPIPFHAPKAPSHVNAPKQQTPSKVFSNAKPYEAPKQTPTPPMFSGGYSQVQTGFNSQLKTKSITSGGQPTGRTGASAGLTAPRRGRGVLNPQNLTPGARVPLCGQCNLYIRGPFITALGKIWCPEHFVCTNEKCRRPLQDIGFVEEDNGLYCEYCFEQYLAPVCSKCSKKIKGDCLNAIGKQFHPECFNCTYCGKLFGNSPFFLEDSLPYCENDWNELFTTKCIACGFPIEAGDRWVEALNSNYHSPCFNCSKCKVNLEGQSFYAKGGRPYCKSHAR from the exons GTGAATTTCGGCAGTTTAGCCGAGAAATCTGGTCTTCAAGTAGGCGACGCCCTAGTTAGAGTCAATAATCAAGATGTGTATGACGTGAAGCACAAGGATGCCCAAGATGTTATCCTGGGAGCTGGGAACGCTTTTGAAGTGACCATACAACG TGGTGGAACAAGTACATGGAAACCGTCAGTAACACCTGTTGGACCAAGTCCAGTGCCCAGCCGTCTGTCCCAATCTCCACAAATACTGACAAAAACATCATTGGCCAAAGTTGGACCACAATCTCCTGCATTTGGTTCTTCGCACAATTCTGTTTCACGGCCATACAGTGGAACTTCATCTCCTaaa GTTAATCCGAGTGGATACAATAATGATTCTGGTACTGTTAAAGCTATTGTAAATAAACAGTACAACACACCAGTAGGTATTTACAGTGAGGAGAACATTGCTGAGACGCTTACAGCTCAAGCGGAAGTATTGGCTGGAGGAGTATTAGG agtcaattttaagaaaaacgaaAAGAATTACGAAGCTAATAATAGCGAAGTGTTAAGAATGGTACAGGAAGCCGATAAGGAACCAAGGGATTTAAATACAG AAGTTAATCAACACGTTGTTGTCGATACGATGAACAAAATTGCAACGCGGCATGTGTCCGCACCTGAACCAAAAGCACCACAAAGCGTTCCCAATCAAAATATTTGCGCTGATTGTGAGAGACTAATAGT CGGTGTGTTCGTACGCATCAAAGATAAAAGTCTGCACGTCGAGTGCTTTAAATGCGCCACTTGTGGATCGTCTCTGAAAAACGTGGGCTATTtcaacatcaacaacaaattgtATTGCGACATTCATGCCAAAATGGTTGCCAGACAAAATCCACCGACACCAAATTTGGAACCAGTTACAGTAGCACC aggcTCAAATCCGCCTTTAGGATCGTTCAATATAATACCAACTAAACCGAAGGACGTACAATCCGTGCAATCACCACAACCAAGCACCTTATCGCCAATACCATTCCAC gCTCCAAAAGCTCCTAGTCACGTAAACGCCCCCAAACAGCAG ACTCCGTCGAAAGTTTTTTCGAATGCTAAACCATACGAAGCACCAAAACAAACACCAACTCCTCCGATGTTCTCTGGTGGATACAGCCAAGTTCAGACCG gcTTCAACTCtcaattgaaaacaaaatctattacTTCAG GTGGTCAGCCGACGGGAAGAACTGGTGCTTCAGCGGGTCTTACAGCACCCAGAAGGGGTCGTGGCGTGCTGAACCCACAAAATTTAACCCCGGGTGCTAGAGTGCCGTTGTGTGGACAATGCAATTTGTACATAAG agGACCATTTATTACCGCTCTCGGCAAGATTTGGTGTCCGGAACATTTCGTGTGCACAAATGAAAAGTGCAGACGTCCATTACAAGACATTGGTTTTGTGGAGGAAGACAACGGGCTGTACTGCGAATACTGTTTCGAGCAATATCTCGCTCCAGTGTGCTCCAAGTGCTCCAAGAAAATCAAAGGG GATTGCCTGAATGCCATTGGAAAACAATTCCATCCAGAATGTTTCAACTGTACATATTGCGGCAAACTTTTTGGTAACAGCCCGTTCTTTTTGGAAGATAGTCTTCCATATTGTGAAAATg aTTGGAATGAATTGTTCACGACTAAGTGCATAGCTTGTGGTTTCCCAATTGAGGCGGGTGACCGTTGGGTCGAAGCTTTAAATAGCAATTATCATAGTCCGTGCTTCAATTGCTCG aaaTGTAAGGTAAATTTGGAAGGGCAGAGTTTCTATGCGAAAGGAGGAAGGCCATATTGCAAAAGCCACGCACGCTAA